CTAGAATGGTGGGAACCGCAATGAGCGTTTCGCACTTAGCTCATCCCGCTGTTCCGGCGCATCGGGTGGTAAACCATAGTGGATTACTCACTGGAAGGTTTCATTTCAATCCGCCAGAACTAATGGAAGAATTGTTACTTAAGGAGGATGTAAAGGTGGCGGACAATAAGGTAGTCGACTTTAAAACACTGTTTTGGAATCCAATGGAAGAA
Above is a window of Alkalilimnicola sp. S0819 DNA encoding:
- a CDS encoding MGMT family protein — its product is MNTNFYEQVYEVARLIPKGRVTSFGAIAKSLGAAKSSRMVGTAMSVSHLAHPAVPAHRVVNHSGLLTGRFHFNPPELMEELLLKEDVKVADNKVVDFKTLFWNPMEE